From Candidatus Nomurabacteria bacterium, one genomic window encodes:
- a CDS encoding AAA family ATPase, whose product MKNKLSRPVLFTFVGLPGSGKTFLSRQLADKLEAVHISAEEIRFELFEKPTFSPEEEGVVKHMMLMMTERFLNAGLSVVYDVSLNKLADRREIKNIASKLKAETMLIWQQIDPQTAFSRVSSRSEKNSDNKFAVRLDKDTFKEISTHIQTPTNEEAVVVSGKHSFTGQLASIIRRLFELQLIEDRSLSKHLPNPGMFNLIAQTQTNLQRRNVRIG is encoded by the coding sequence GTGAAAAACAAGTTATCTCGACCAGTCTTGTTTACTTTTGTCGGATTGCCAGGATCTGGTAAAACTTTCTTATCACGTCAACTTGCGGATAAGCTTGAAGCAGTCCATATTAGCGCCGAAGAGATCAGGTTTGAACTTTTCGAAAAACCAACTTTCAGCCCAGAAGAAGAAGGCGTCGTAAAACATATGATGCTTATGATGACTGAGCGATTTCTAAATGCAGGCTTGTCGGTGGTCTACGATGTATCGTTAAACAAATTGGCCGATCGTCGTGAAATCAAAAATATCGCTTCAAAACTCAAGGCAGAGACCATGTTGATCTGGCAACAAATCGACCCTCAGACAGCTTTTTCAAGAGTATCTAGTCGATCCGAAAAAAACTCCGATAATAAATTCGCAGTCCGCCTCGATAAAGATACATTTAAAGAAATTAGTACACATATTCAAACTCCTACGAACGAAGAAGCAGTTGTTGTTAGTGGAAAACATAGCTTTACTGGTCAACTAGCTTCGATCATAAGACGGCTTTTCGAACTTCAGTTGATCGAAGACCGCAGCCTCTCAAAGCATTTGCCAAATCCGGGAATGTTTAACCTAATTGCTCAAACTCAGACAAACCTTCAGCGTCGCAATGTTCGCATTGGCTAA
- a CDS encoding GIY-YIG nuclease family protein, translating to MHYVYVLSSVGKPGWHYYGSTSDLQRRYAEHIKGMVKSTSAYKPLKLVYYEAYLTKQMAAEREKQLKKSRSATKALLSRIRPDLGE from the coding sequence GTGCATTACGTTTATGTCCTTAGCTCTGTGGGTAAACCTGGGTGGCATTACTATGGGAGTACTTCAGACTTACAACGTAGATACGCGGAACATATTAAGGGTATGGTTAAATCAACAAGTGCCTACAAGCCACTAAAACTTGTATATTACGAAGCATATTTAACAAAACAAATGGCTGCAGAAAGAGAGAAACAATTGAAGAAAAGTCGTTCTGCAACCAAAGCCTTGTTAAGTAGAATAAGGCCAGATTTAGGGGAGTAG
- a CDS encoding glycosyltransferase family 4 protein, which translates to MKILMLGWELPPYHSGGLGIACYQLCKGLAKAGVGIEFIVPYEAEHNIDFMKVTSATKVAVEEFALALGAYTTERSAQISLMPMSFQNLFEQTQNYARSIDHVVKMAEFDVIHAHDWLTVSAALRAKAISGKPLIMHYHATEFDRTAGSRGNEMVHEIEQMGLSMADLVITVSEYTRQLVINNYGVDPDRVRVVHNRIDADMYDLADRKNSYPAFEQLKKSGFKVVSHIGRITIQKGLWNLLHAFEQVVDKRPKTLLLMAGNGEQIRELQVLAADLGIAQNVFFTNKFVGGTDWSSAFKQTDLFLLPSVSEPFGLTPLEAALFGVPSLATRQCGVTEIFKNCLKVDYWDEKEMANQIVSALNSDSLLEVLTANAMLEVKQLTWHAASEHFIDSYEAVLA; encoded by the coding sequence ATGAAAATACTAATGCTTGGGTGGGAGCTACCACCCTATCATAGCGGTGGACTAGGCATCGCTTGCTACCAGTTGTGCAAGGGGCTTGCTAAAGCTGGCGTTGGTATTGAGTTTATTGTTCCTTACGAAGCCGAGCACAACATAGACTTCATGAAAGTTACATCTGCGACTAAAGTTGCTGTCGAAGAATTTGCACTAGCCCTTGGTGCATATACTACGGAGCGCTCTGCACAAATATCTCTTATGCCGATGAGTTTTCAGAATCTATTCGAACAGACGCAAAATTACGCTCGAAGTATTGATCACGTAGTTAAAATGGCTGAGTTCGATGTAATCCATGCTCATGATTGGCTGACTGTTAGCGCAGCACTTCGCGCCAAGGCTATTAGTGGCAAACCCTTGATTATGCATTATCACGCTACCGAGTTTGATCGTACTGCTGGTAGTAGAGGCAACGAAATGGTCCATGAAATTGAGCAAATGGGGCTCAGCATGGCAGACTTAGTAATTACTGTTAGTGAGTACACAAGACAGCTTGTCATTAATAATTACGGTGTTGACCCCGATAGAGTTAGAGTCGTTCACAATCGAATCGATGCCGATATGTACGATCTCGCTGATCGCAAAAACAGTTACCCTGCTTTTGAGCAACTTAAAAAAAGTGGCTTCAAGGTGGTTTCTCATATCGGTAGAATTACGATTCAGAAAGGTTTATGGAACCTTCTGCATGCTTTTGAGCAAGTTGTCGATAAACGTCCAAAAACACTCCTGTTAATGGCCGGTAACGGAGAACAGATTCGAGAGTTACAGGTGTTGGCGGCCGATTTAGGGATAGCGCAAAATGTTTTTTTTACCAATAAGTTTGTTGGAGGAACAGATTGGTCGAGTGCGTTTAAACAAACTGATTTATTTTTATTACCAAGCGTAAGCGAGCCCTTTGGCTTAACACCTCTAGAAGCAGCTTTATTTGGAGTACCGAGTTTAGCCACACGCCAATGCGGGGTTACTGAAATATTCAAGAATTGCCTCAAAGTAGATTATTGGGACGAAAAAGAAATGGCTAACCAAATAGTTTCGGCACTTAATTCCGATAGTTTGCTCGAAGTTTTAACTGCCAATGCCATGCTAGAAGTTAAACAACTTACATGGCACGCAGCAAGTGAACATTTTATTGATAGCTATGAGGCGGTTCTAGCATGA
- a CDS encoding alpha-amylase — protein MSNIVLYLHAHQPYRVRHYTIFDAGKSSDYFTAPVGSRESNRDIINKVSEKSYLPTNKVLLHLLTTVPEFKLSLSITGTLLEQLRDHRPDVLASFKALVDTGKVEIVGETYYHSLAFFHDRQEFERQVEAHSQICEELLNYKPHSFRNTELAYNNELGSWCDSKGYEAVITEGWDPVLGWRSPNHMYRPLNATKTKLLVKNYHLSDDIAFRFGNQTWSEWPMSADKFTYWIHEGSPDADIINLFMDFETFGEHQWQESGIFDFLTHLPSKWGLKEGSGFMTISEAARTYEAKDELDIHNTITWADTERDLTAWLGNTMQTQAFDAVYALAESVLASNDQSIIDDWRKLQTSDHFYYMCTKYFNDGDVHAYFSPYESPYVGQMNYMNVLLDVKNRLSQKGLL, from the coding sequence ATGAGCAATATAGTCTTGTACTTGCATGCTCATCAGCCTTACAGAGTTAGACATTACACTATTTTTGACGCTGGTAAATCGAGTGACTATTTTACCGCCCCTGTCGGATCCAGAGAGTCTAATCGCGATATTATTAACAAAGTCTCCGAAAAGTCATATCTACCAACCAATAAGGTCTTACTACACCTTCTGACCACTGTCCCAGAATTTAAACTAAGCCTTTCTATAACTGGCACGTTGCTAGAACAGCTTAGAGACCATCGACCAGATGTACTAGCCTCTTTTAAGGCTCTAGTTGATACTGGTAAAGTAGAAATAGTCGGTGAAACGTATTATCACTCTTTGGCATTTTTCCATGATCGTCAAGAATTCGAACGCCAAGTAGAGGCTCATTCTCAAATATGTGAAGAATTACTAAATTATAAGCCACATTCTTTTCGTAATACTGAGTTAGCCTATAATAACGAGCTAGGTAGCTGGTGCGATAGCAAGGGGTACGAAGCTGTAATAACCGAGGGCTGGGATCCAGTCTTAGGCTGGCGAAGCCCGAACCACATGTACCGTCCGCTAAATGCGACCAAGACAAAGCTATTGGTAAAAAATTATCACTTAAGCGATGATATTGCCTTTAGATTTGGTAATCAAACATGGTCTGAGTGGCCGATGAGCGCTGATAAGTTTACTTACTGGATTCACGAAGGTTCACCAGATGCAGATATCATTAACTTGTTTATGGATTTCGAAACGTTTGGTGAGCATCAGTGGCAAGAGAGTGGCATCTTTGATTTCTTAACACATCTTCCGTCTAAGTGGGGTCTAAAAGAAGGCTCTGGTTTTATGACAATCAGCGAAGCAGCCAGAACTTATGAGGCAAAAGACGAGCTTGATATTCACAATACAATCACTTGGGCAGATACCGAACGAGATCTTACGGCTTGGCTAGGCAATACTATGCAGACTCAAGCTTTTGACGCAGTCTACGCTCTTGCTGAATCAGTATTAGCCTCGAACGATCAATCGATCATAGATGATTGGCGTAAACTTCAAACTAGCGATCACTTTTACTATATGTGCACAAAATACTTTAATGATGGAGATGTACACGCCTACTTTAGTCCTTACGAATCGCCATACGTTGGCCAAATGAACTACATGAACGTGCTCCTGGATGTAAAAAATAGACTCTCGCAAAAGGGTTTATTATAG
- a CDS encoding glycoside hydrolase family 15 protein, whose protein sequence is MARPVCLSNGSLFIGLNKFGLVDDIYFPYVGLENLKTSRLIPHKIGVFVDDKFSWLDDGTWEVSLKYEYGTMVSEIVFSNEKLNLEIQANDAVDYDENAFMRSIKVINKLNRRRTVKVFLHQVFQISRNGRADTAFYVPDGNYIFDYKGHTAIIVYSHNDGLAFNEFAVGNYAIEGKSGTFKDAEDGELSGNLVEHGGIDSVIAHSLDLGPQEWQKIEYWLAFGDTQQDAYRVHQRILDDSLEGRLNATRTNWHQWLTKASDNLPVKLSQTEKENALSSLLTIKAHIDKNGGIIASGDSSLYNYGRDYYAYCWPRDGAYSLWPLIKLGYFEEARKFFDFFAQVMHPDGYLQHKYQTDGAFGSTWHPQVQEHHKELAIQEDETAIILLMIAEYDMYSQDADYFMQTFNRFVRPCAEFLANYIDSVTHLPHPSYDLWEQKFLSTTYTSYLVSAALRRIAEVTERYYQDEATSRWLEASAIIEKNLDKYYDRDLGYYIKGFKIQENGEYLYDKTLDASSIYPLFTFSKQLENQSHLTKSADAIERQLMNGSLTGVARYTDDDYLRNNPKDSGNPWFICTFWYVQYLAKTGHIERAEKLLEWTSQRFGANGMISEQIDPKTSKQLGVGPLIWSHAEYINCLILLRN, encoded by the coding sequence ATGGCCAGACCAGTTTGTTTATCAAATGGGTCATTGTTCATAGGCTTAAATAAATTTGGCTTAGTTGATGATATCTATTTTCCGTATGTTGGCCTAGAAAACCTTAAGACCTCTAGACTAATCCCTCATAAAATTGGTGTATTTGTTGATGATAAATTCAGCTGGCTAGATGATGGTACCTGGGAAGTGTCTTTGAAATATGAATACGGAACTATGGTTTCTGAAATCGTATTTTCTAACGAGAAGCTAAATCTCGAAATACAAGCCAACGACGCTGTAGACTACGACGAAAATGCCTTCATGCGAAGCATAAAAGTAATCAATAAACTAAACCGTCGTCGTACAGTTAAGGTATTCTTGCATCAAGTATTCCAAATTAGTCGAAATGGCCGGGCCGATACAGCATTTTATGTACCTGATGGTAACTATATATTTGACTATAAAGGCCATACAGCAATTATTGTTTATAGCCATAACGATGGTTTGGCATTCAACGAATTTGCTGTTGGTAATTATGCGATAGAAGGTAAAAGTGGAACTTTTAAAGATGCAGAAGATGGCGAGCTTTCTGGTAACTTAGTTGAGCACGGTGGGATTGATTCGGTAATAGCACACAGTTTAGACCTTGGTCCTCAGGAATGGCAAAAAATTGAGTATTGGCTAGCTTTTGGTGACACTCAGCAAGATGCGTACCGCGTGCACCAGCGCATATTGGACGATTCGCTCGAGGGTAGGCTTAATGCAACTCGAACAAATTGGCACCAGTGGTTAACTAAGGCTAGCGATAATTTACCTGTAAAACTTAGTCAGACAGAAAAAGAAAATGCCTTGAGTTCTTTACTGACCATTAAAGCCCATATAGATAAAAACGGTGGGATAATTGCCAGCGGAGATAGTAGTCTCTACAACTATGGTCGTGACTATTACGCATATTGTTGGCCTAGAGATGGAGCGTATTCTTTGTGGCCTTTGATTAAGTTAGGTTATTTCGAAGAAGCGCGTAAGTTTTTTGATTTCTTTGCCCAAGTCATGCATCCAGACGGTTATTTACAACATAAATATCAAACCGACGGTGCTTTCGGAAGTACTTGGCATCCACAGGTTCAGGAACATCATAAAGAGCTCGCTATTCAAGAAGATGAAACAGCCATAATACTATTAATGATTGCCGAATATGATATGTACAGCCAAGACGCAGACTATTTTATGCAGACGTTCAATCGATTCGTCAGGCCGTGTGCAGAATTTTTAGCAAATTATATCGATAGCGTCACGCATCTTCCCCACCCCAGCTATGATTTATGGGAGCAAAAATTCCTTTCAACAACCTATACTTCTTATCTCGTGTCTGCTGCCTTGCGTCGTATTGCTGAAGTAACAGAAAGATATTACCAAGATGAGGCGACATCACGTTGGCTAGAAGCATCGGCTATTATCGAGAAGAATTTGGACAAATATTATGATCGTGACTTAGGCTATTACATAAAAGGCTTTAAAATACAGGAGAACGGAGAATATCTCTACGATAAAACACTTGATGCCAGTAGCATATATCCATTATTCACATTTTCTAAACAGTTGGAAAATCAATCACATTTAACAAAGTCTGCCGACGCTATAGAGCGCCAGTTAATGAACGGTTCGCTTACTGGTGTTGCAAGGTATACTGATGATGATTATTTACGTAACAACCCAAAAGACTCCGGAAATCCATGGTTCATTTGCACATTTTGGTATGTGCAATACCTTGCCAAAACTGGACATATAGAGAGAGCCGAGAAATTACTGGAGTGGACTAGTCAACGTTTCGGTGCGAATGGGATGATTAGTGAACAAATCGACCCGAAAACATCCAAACAACTAGGCGTTGGTCCACTAATATGGAGCCACGCTGAGTATATAAACTGTTTGATCTTACTACGTAATTGA
- the rpmG gene encoding 50S ribosomal protein L33 encodes MAKSKSKRVLVGLVSQVTGHRRYAKKNTLNTPEPLVLNKYDPVARKVVEYKETKKNLGRNEVKPRKK; translated from the coding sequence ATGGCAAAATCTAAGTCAAAAAGAGTTTTGGTCGGTCTTGTAAGTCAGGTCACTGGCCATCGACGCTATGCTAAAAAGAACACTCTAAATACACCAGAACCTCTGGTATTGAATAAGTACGACCCTGTAGCCCGTAAAGTAGTCGAGTATAAAGAAACAAAGAAAAATCTTGGTCGAAACGAAGTAAAACCTCGTAAAAAATAG
- a CDS encoding tetratricopeptide repeat protein has protein sequence MYELLILLLVAAMALRSVYRPDSGHDDVPHKIGSRMARLWDVAQEGMRESKFLRAEKALLTILKIDEKNAAAYNRLGILYAKQKEFDDAIDCFEIATTIERTASGLHNLGLIYFETEQYEKARIAFEQAIELEDSLATRHIALAKVLERLGKPTEMTIELEKAVELEPNPESLSLLAKAYQTLGRDEDQKNIESKLKSHVLPPGQHKRIKRPSKAVV, from the coding sequence ATGTACGAGTTATTAATTTTACTACTAGTCGCAGCCATGGCCTTACGTTCTGTGTATCGACCAGATAGCGGGCATGATGATGTTCCCCACAAAATTGGAAGCAGGATGGCAAGATTATGGGATGTAGCCCAAGAAGGTATGCGCGAAAGTAAATTTTTGAGGGCCGAAAAAGCCTTGTTAACTATTTTAAAAATAGATGAAAAAAATGCAGCAGCTTACAACCGATTAGGCATACTATATGCTAAGCAAAAAGAATTTGATGATGCGATTGATTGTTTTGAAATCGCCACAACAATAGAGCGGACTGCGAGCGGATTACACAATCTGGGTTTAATATATTTTGAAACAGAGCAATATGAAAAAGCTCGAATTGCTTTTGAACAAGCCATAGAGCTAGAAGATAGTCTGGCTACTCGTCACATTGCTTTGGCCAAAGTGCTTGAAAGACTTGGCAAACCAACAGAAATGACAATTGAGTTAGAAAAAGCTGTTGAGCTCGAACCAAATCCAGAAAGCTTAAGTCTACTAGCGAAAGCATATCAGACGCTAGGAAGAGATGAAGATCAAAAAAATATTGAGTCAAAATTAAAATCACATGTCTTGCCACCAGGACAGCATAAGCGGATAAAAAGACCAAGTAAAGCCGTTGTCTAG
- a CDS encoding AAA family ATPase has protein sequence MKSYALHDTVHELLSSFAGKPNGNLLIVGVKGSGLSMAIDYVVHSIYAGKERPGEIIRMSEFTVEASRQLLKQLSVTRANTQKPRLVVIDDAHKLNIEAQNTLLKTIEEPPKSTHFILATSDMSRILPTIASRCFIVKLKRPAIDDLRTVFASYSDSDFNQSLHMADGWPGTMRNILENTDSPIVVQINQAKDFMSKNIETRIAETMKIDREGIQALLEGMLRICNAYMRIYAANDKKTELSKWQARTRVLNTLDKQVESGLNPKLAALSMSLNI, from the coding sequence GTGAAATCTTACGCCTTGCACGATACGGTTCATGAGCTACTGTCTAGTTTTGCAGGCAAACCCAACGGCAATTTACTAATTGTTGGCGTTAAAGGAAGCGGCCTAAGCATGGCTATAGATTACGTAGTACACAGTATATATGCCGGCAAAGAACGTCCTGGCGAAATTATTAGGATGAGCGAGTTCACAGTAGAGGCGTCTAGACAATTACTTAAACAACTATCAGTGACCCGTGCCAACACACAAAAACCTAGATTAGTTGTTATCGATGATGCTCACAAACTAAACATCGAAGCCCAAAATACACTACTAAAAACAATCGAGGAACCACCAAAATCAACTCACTTTATATTGGCGACGTCTGATATGTCTAGAATTTTGCCAACAATTGCCTCGAGATGTTTTATTGTAAAGTTAAAACGCCCTGCGATTGATGATTTAAGAACTGTCTTTGCAAGCTACTCGGACTCAGATTTTAATCAAAGTCTACATATGGCTGATGGTTGGCCTGGAACAATGCGTAATATTTTAGAAAACACTGATTCACCAATCGTAGTACAAATAAATCAAGCCAAAGACTTTATGAGTAAAAATATTGAAACTCGAATTGCAGAGACAATGAAGATAGACCGAGAAGGAATTCAAGCTCTTCTCGAAGGCATGCTTAGAATTTGCAACGCTTATATGCGGATATATGCAGCTAACGATAAAAAGACTGAACTTTCGAAATGGCAAGCCAGAACACGCGTTTTAAATACCTTAGATAAGCAAGTCGAGTCAGGATTAAACCCAAAACTTGCAGCTCTGAGCATGTCATTAAATATCTAA
- a CDS encoding RluA family pseudouridine synthase produces the protein MATKQIINITIDDKNLRADNVISRNFPMLSRSFIKKLAKENRLKFNDQPVSCGYKLRQTGLLVLDYDMTQLENIPELDLETVYEDKHIIVINKPSGVITHSRGKYWDEPSVASSIRTKLHKAGITDMRAGIVHRLDRATSGLLVCAKDSTTAAYLQQQFEKRLVEKTYFAIVPHVDLPKKGFIDKPIGRNLRKPSQFKVDPNGKEAQTEFEILEDTGSLLLLSLKPKTGRTHQLRVHMASLGVPIAGDNLYDSSLEAPRLMLHAAELTINYPTDSHKKTFTAALPKEFKDYLT, from the coding sequence ATGGCTACTAAACAGATAATCAATATAACCATTGATGACAAAAATTTACGTGCAGATAATGTAATCTCACGAAATTTTCCGATGCTCAGTCGAAGTTTTATTAAGAAACTTGCCAAAGAAAACCGTCTAAAATTTAATGATCAGCCTGTTAGTTGCGGTTATAAATTACGTCAAACCGGGCTACTTGTATTAGATTACGACATGACACAATTAGAAAATATACCTGAGCTTGATCTGGAGACGGTTTATGAAGACAAACATATCATTGTTATCAACAAACCCTCTGGGGTTATTACACACTCTAGGGGAAAGTATTGGGATGAACCTTCCGTGGCTTCTAGTATACGTACCAAACTACATAAAGCCGGAATCACCGATATGCGGGCAGGTATAGTTCATCGATTAGATCGGGCTACTAGTGGTTTACTAGTTTGTGCAAAAGACTCAACAACAGCCGCATATCTACAGCAACAATTCGAAAAGCGCTTAGTCGAAAAAACATATTTTGCAATCGTGCCTCATGTAGACCTTCCCAAAAAAGGCTTCATAGATAAACCCATAGGTAGAAACTTGCGTAAACCATCGCAGTTTAAGGTCGATCCAAACGGCAAGGAAGCTCAGACTGAGTTCGAGATACTTGAGGATACGGGCAGTCTGTTGCTTTTAAGCCTTAAGCCGAAAACCGGGAGAACCCATCAACTCCGTGTTCATATGGCAAGTCTTGGAGTCCCGATAGCAGGCGACAACCTATACGATAGTAGTTTAGAGGCACCAAGATTAATGTTACATGCGGCTGAACTAACAATAAACTACCCGACTGACAGCCACAAAAAAACTTTTACAGCAGCACTACCTAAAGAATTTAAGGACTACTTAACGTGA
- the rpsI gene encoding 30S ribosomal protein S9, with the protein MAKDTYFYATGRRKSSTARVRVMSGKGSIVVNDLPASQYFAESELLLKELSLPFKVLDKADQFDVTVKVSGGGHHGQAESIKLGIAMALASMNEDQKSTLRRADLLGRDPRAKERKKFGLKGARKQRQFTKR; encoded by the coding sequence ATGGCTAAAGATACATATTTCTACGCAACTGGTCGACGAAAAAGTTCAACAGCCAGGGTTAGAGTAATGAGCGGTAAGGGCAGCATAGTGGTAAATGACTTACCAGCCTCTCAATACTTTGCAGAAAGCGAATTGCTTTTAAAAGAACTTAGTCTACCATTTAAGGTTCTAGATAAAGCAGACCAGTTTGACGTTACCGTTAAAGTATCTGGTGGCGGACACCATGGGCAGGCAGAATCGATTAAATTGGGCATCGCTATGGCCTTGGCCAGCATGAATGAGGATCAAAAAAGCACACTTCGACGAGCAGATTTACTCGGAAGAGATCCTCGAGCTAAAGAACGTAAGAAATTCGGTCTTAAAGGCGCACGCAAACAACGCCAATTCACAAAACGCTAA
- the rplM gene encoding 50S ribosomal protein L13, translating to MMKTYSQKSTEVKRKWLIVDASGISLGRLATVVATLLSGKHKPTFTPHTDGGDFVVVINAEKIRLSGNKLTDKKYYRHSGFPGNLKEVTAGEVLTTRPERVIEAAVRGMLPKNKLADGRIERLKIYAGTEHKHAAQKPVNYPIGAK from the coding sequence ATAATGAAGACATATTCACAGAAATCTACAGAAGTTAAACGTAAGTGGCTGATTGTTGACGCCTCCGGAATATCTTTAGGTAGACTGGCAACAGTAGTAGCGACACTCTTAAGTGGCAAACATAAGCCGACATTTACACCGCATACAGATGGTGGAGACTTTGTGGTGGTGATAAATGCCGAAAAAATTAGACTATCTGGCAATAAGCTAACTGATAAAAAGTACTACCGACATAGTGGTTTTCCGGGTAACTTAAAAGAAGTAACTGCTGGTGAAGTATTAACTACACGGCCTGAACGAGTTATCGAAGCTGCGGTAAGAGGAATGTTACCTAAGAATAAGCTAGCAGATGGACGTATAGAAAGACTAAAAATCTACGCCGGAACAGAGCACAAGCACGCTGCTCAAAAACCAGTAAATTACCCGATTGGAGCTAAATAA